In Gordonia sp. SL306, the genomic window ATGGATGTTTGGTGGATGAAGGTTTGGTGGGTCAGGCGCCAGACATCCCGGAGCAACCAGACATCGATCGGGTTCCTGAGGTCCGGACAGCTCGATTACTTCGCGCGGGCGAGTGACATCGTTCCTTTTTCCCGCGCGCCTTGATCTGGCGTGGCGATCCAGGGCGTTGTAATGTCAACAGTAGAAGCGAGGTGTAGAAATGTCAACAGATGGGGACGAGTCCGGTGTCACGCTGTGGCTCCTCTGGAAGCGCACCAGCGAAGTGGTCCGCACGGCCGTGATCGATGACGTCACGGCCGCGAACTCGGTCTCCGAACCCGAACTGACGGTGCTCGTCCACCTCAACAACGCGGGCGGGACGTCGAGGCAGAATGCGCTCGTCACGTCGACCGGGTGGGACCGCAGCCGACTCTCGCATCTCCTCACGCGCATGGAGAAGCGCGGTTTCCTCACCCGCGAGCGGTTACGCAACGGCGTCGAGGTGTGGCTCGCTCCGGCGGGCGAGGACCTCATGGTCGACAAACAGCGTGCGCTTCACGACGCCGTCGAACGGCACCTCATCAGCAGACTCGACGCCGAGCAGCGGCGGGCATTGCGCGACATCCTCACCACGCTCGACAGTTAGGCCCGATCGGCGCGGATCTGTGCCCGATCGACGAGGAACTGGGCACGATCGGCGGGGGACTGCGCACGATCGGCGAGATGCGCGTTGCTGTCGACGGGGAACTGCGCACGTGCGGCGAGGTGGTGTCAGGCGACGAGTTGGTCGGCGTCGATGGTCGGGACGGCGGCGAGGAGTTCGCGGGTGTAGGGATGCTCGGGTTCGCCGAAGACCTTGTCGGCACCGCCGTATTCGACCACGTCACCGTCGCGCATCACCAGGATGTCGTCGGCGACGTGATGGATCACGC contains:
- a CDS encoding MarR family winged helix-turn-helix transcriptional regulator; protein product: MSTDGDESGVTLWLLWKRTSEVVRTAVIDDVTAANSVSEPELTVLVHLNNAGGTSRQNALVTSTGWDRSRLSHLLTRMEKRGFLTRERLRNGVEVWLAPAGEDLMVDKQRALHDAVERHLISRLDAEQRRALRDILTTLDS